The sequence below is a genomic window from Microbacterium sp. cx-55.
CGCTGCGCGATGCGACGCGGTCGTGGCTCACGTCGAACTCCGACGCGCCGGCCGCACTTCGCCGCCTGGTCGCGGAGAACCTCGCCGGCGTCGAGCGCGCCCTCGCGGTGCAGGAGCGCGACGCGCAGTAGTCGTCAGGCCGCACCGGATGCCCCGTTCCCTCGCGGAGCGGGGCATCCGTCGTCTCCTCCTCGGGGATGACACGGCGCGGCGGATCCGCTACTTCCGGCGGAGGCACGGACGAGGCACGCGCCGTAGCGTGGGATGCATGATCGTTGCAGAGAACCTCAGCAAGGACTTCGGCGCAAAGCATGCCGTCTCCGACGTCACCTTCACGGTGCACCCCGGCCGGGTGACCGGCTTCCTCGGCCCGAACGGTGCCGGAAAGTCCACGACGATGCGCATGATCGTCGGCCTCGACAACCCGACGCGGGGACGCGTCACGGTCGACGGCCGCGACTATCGGCAGATGCGTTCGCCGCTCACGGAGGTGGGCGTGCTCCTCGATGCGAAAGCCGTGCACACCGGCCGATCGGCGCGGAACCACCTGCGTGCGCTGGCGGCGACGCACGGCATCCCCGTGTCGCGGGTCGACGAGGTCATCGCCCTCACCGGGCTCGAGTCCGTCGCCCGCAAGCGTGCCGGCGGGTTCTCGCTCGGGATGGGGCAGCGCCTCGGAATAGCCGCAGCGCTCCTCGGCGATCCGCGAACGCTGATCCTCGATGAGCCCGTGAACGGTCTCGACCCCGAGGGTGTGCGCTGGGTGCGGGAGTTCGTGCGGTATCTCGCCGCCGAGGGACGCACCGTGCTGCTTTCCAGCCATCTCATGAGCGAGATGGCGATCACCGCCGATCACATCATCGTGCTCGGGCGCGGGAAGGTCCTCGCGGACGCCCCCGTCGGCGACCTCGTGCGCGATTGGACGAGATCCGCCGTGCGCGTGCGTACCCCTCGCCTCGACGAGCTGGCCGCTGCGCTGAGCAGCGACGACATCGATATCACCCGGATCGACCCGGGCCTCGCCGACGTGACAGGAGTGAGCGCCGAGCAGATCGGCGACACCGCCGCACGGCTCGGCCTGCCGATCCACGAGCTGACCCCCCAGTCCGGTTCTCTCGAGGAGGCCTACCTCGCCCTGACCGGCGAAGCGGTCGAGTACAAGTCCAAGGAGCTGTCATGACCACCGCCACCACACCGCAGACTGGCGTCGCCGAGTCCCCTTATCGTCTGAGCTTCCTCCGCGTCGTGCGGAGCGAACTGATCAAGCTCGTCACTCTTCGCTCGCCCTGGTGGTCGATCGGAATCGTCGCCGTGCTCTCGGTCGGGATGTCGCTGCTGATCGCCTTCGCGCTCACCGGGTTCCCCGGAGCCCCGGCCGGAAATGCGGAGCTGGCTCTGCAGGTCGTTCTGGCACCGACGAGCTTCACCGTGCTCCTGGCGGTCATCATCGGCAGCATCCAGGTGACCGGCGAGTATTCGACCGGCATGATGCGCTCGACGCTCACCGCCGCACCGGGCCGGATCGGCTCGCTACTGGCCAAAGCGACGGTCATCGCGGCGTTCGTCTTCGTGTCGACCCTGGCGATCTTCCTGATCGCGGCGGTCGCCACCGCTCCGATCGTCGCCGGCGCCGGCGCGGGTATCGACGTCGCCGACGTCGGCTCGTGGCTGCCGCGGTTTGCTGCGGGTGCCTTCATGCTGGCGGTCATCTCCGTCATCGGCGTCGCTGCGGGCTACATCCTGCGGAACGGTCCGGGGGCGATCGCGATGGGAGTCGGGATCGTCTTCGTCCTCCCGCTCCTGCCGGCCTTCTTCCCCGCATCGCCCGGCTGGGAGTGGATCCAGGATGTCGCGAAGTACCTACCGACGTCCGCCGGCCAGGCGCTGATGTCCGCGGGCGGTAACGGTGCGCTCGAGCCCTGGGCCGCAGCGCTCACCCTCCTCGCATGGGCGGTCGTCGGCCTCGGGCTCGGCGGAGTGATTCTGCGCAGCCGCGACGCGTAGGCCCCGCGGGGCCGCCGTGCATCACCGGCACGACGGCCCCGCCCCGTCTTCAGCGTCCGCCGTCCGCGGCAAAAAGTTCGGGGTACAGCGCTTCGATGGGCGCGGCGAGGCCGGCCTTCACCTGTGCGCTGAGGGCATCCGCGACGACCTCGAACTCGTCGTTCTCGACGGCGTCCAGCACGGCTGTCACCAGGTCGACGGGCGCCATCTTCGCGTCGTCGGTGTGCGCCGCCATCGCCGTGTCGACGTACCCCATGTGCACACCGGTCACGTGGATGCCGAGCGGAGCGAGCTCCAGGCGAAGCGAATTCGTCGCCGACCAGATGGCGGCTTTCGACGCACTGTAGATGCCTGCACCGGCATACCAGCTCGCGACCGAATGGATGTCGATGAGCACCGCGTTGTTCGCCGACGCGAGGAGGGGCGTGAAGGCGCGCGCCATCAGAACGGGCGCGAAGAAGTTGATCTCCATGTTCTGACGCAGCTGATCCTCGGTGAT
It includes:
- a CDS encoding ABC transporter ATP-binding protein — protein: MIVAENLSKDFGAKHAVSDVTFTVHPGRVTGFLGPNGAGKSTTMRMIVGLDNPTRGRVTVDGRDYRQMRSPLTEVGVLLDAKAVHTGRSARNHLRALAATHGIPVSRVDEVIALTGLESVARKRAGGFSLGMGQRLGIAAALLGDPRTLILDEPVNGLDPEGVRWVREFVRYLAAEGRTVLLSSHLMSEMAITADHIIVLGRGKVLADAPVGDLVRDWTRSAVRVRTPRLDELAAALSSDDIDITRIDPGLADVTGVSAEQIGDTAARLGLPIHELTPQSGSLEEAYLALTGEAVEYKSKELS
- a CDS encoding ABC transporter permease; this encodes MTTATTPQTGVAESPYRLSFLRVVRSELIKLVTLRSPWWSIGIVAVLSVGMSLLIAFALTGFPGAPAGNAELALQVVLAPTSFTVLLAVIIGSIQVTGEYSTGMMRSTLTAAPGRIGSLLAKATVIAAFVFVSTLAIFLIAAVATAPIVAGAGAGIDVADVGSWLPRFAAGAFMLAVISVIGVAAGYILRNGPGAIAMGVGIVFVLPLLPAFFPASPGWEWIQDVAKYLPTSAGQALMSAGGNGALEPWAAALTLLAWAVVGLGLGGVILRSRDA
- a CDS encoding SDR family oxidoreductase, whose protein sequence is MPSLLNAVVLVTGANGGIGTQFVDAALARGAAKVYASARTPRQWDDPRVVPLPLDVTDAESIAAAVAAASDVSVVINNAGGLPPTASLLDITEDQLRQNMEINFFAPVLMARAFTPLLASANNAVLIDIHSVASWYAGAGIYSASKAAIWSATNSLRLELAPLGIHVTGVHMGYVDTAMAAHTDDAKMAPVDLVTAVLDAVENDEFEVVADALSAQVKAGLAAPIEALYPELFAADGGR